The following proteins are encoded in a genomic region of Arachis stenosperma cultivar V10309 chromosome 4, arast.V10309.gnm1.PFL2, whole genome shotgun sequence:
- the LOC130976469 gene encoding PRA1 family protein A1-like yields the protein MDWGNVTAEDLVDALREVDWSSPPRPLSEFFSRFTVPRSSSKWDSRFKCNLYYYRTNYFLLIVSVLILGFLRRPLAIVAALLTALSIAFLNDSFAGTFSERVTRTVRQFSPHLAAKMRPPLTPVIRGRPSSKRAIYICGRPRWVFVLIFSSASFILWFVSAGLLTVLWALAFGLLATILHASFRTPNLKARLNTFREEFRAVWRNYSEL from the exons ATGGATTGGGGAAATGTTACAGCGGAGGATCTGGTGGACGCTCTCCGGGAGGTGGACTGGTCGTCGCCGCCGCGTCCCTTGTCGGAGTTCTTCTCGCGGTTCACGGTGCCGAGATCCTCCTCCAAATGGGATAGCCGCTTCAAATGCAATCTCTACTA CTATCGGACCAACTACTTCCTTTTGATTGTTTCTGTTCTCA TATTGGGTTTTCTTCGGAGGCCACTGGCTATAGTAGCTGCGCTTCTTACCGCCCTTAGCATCGCTTTCCTAAATGACAG CTTTGCAGGTACCTTTAGTGAGAGAGTGACAAGAACAGTTAGGCAGTTTTCACCACATTTAGCTGCCAAGATGAGACCTCCCCTTAC GCCTGTTATACGGGGACGTCCATCATCTAAGAGAGCGATTTATATATGTGGTCGGCCACGTTGGGTGTTTgtcttgatattttcttctg CAAGTTTCATCCTTTGGTTTGTCTCTGCTGGTCTTCTAACTGTTTTGTGGGCACTTGCATTTGGTCTTCTTG CTACCATCCTGCATGCAAGCTTTAGAACCCCTAACTTGAAAGCACGTCTAAACACATTCCGAGAAGAATTTCGTGCAGTATGGCGCAATTATAGTGAGCTATAG